A genome region from Bacillaceae bacterium IKA-2 includes the following:
- a CDS encoding molybdopterin-dependent oxidoreductase translates to MNEYSSKVDGIFSSVCSLDCPDQCGLLVHKKDGKIVKIQGDPNHPVTKGSICNKVRHMGERINDPKRLKYPLKRVGAKGEGKFERITWDQAIETIRSRWMELIEKEGPQSILPYSFYGNMGKLSSEGMDRRFFNHLGASRLDRTICSSAGATGYKFTMGASAGTDPEETLNTKLFIFWGINAVSTNMHQVTLAEKARKNGAKIVVIDVHKNQTGRWADWFIPILPGTDSALALGLMHILFAEKMTDENFLKTYTIGHEELREHVKQYDPVTVSEITGVKVDDIYRLARLYGKTAPSFIRIGNGIQHHDNGGMCVRTISCLPALTGQWVVKGGGAIKGNSSFLDHNSDALERPDLLKNKATRIINMNRIGKALLELDEPIHSLFIYNCNPALVAPEGNKVRDGLQREDLFTVVHDLFLTETAMYADLVLPATSSFENLDFYSSYWHHYIQIQEPVIDAYHESKSNPEVFRILAKAFQFENESLQASDAEMIRQALDNPRNPYLQGIDYEKLVKKQFIKANRKPLLEEKLQTPSGKIELYSKAMEQHGYPPLPTYIPLIKDNQHQFFFIPAPNHNFLNSTFSNNQKHISLAGVAHLHINSADASKLGINNDDKVKVYNSSGSCELVANVGENVLQGVVVSQGLWADSPGENHFVNALTPDRLSDMGGGATFFSGRVNVEKIIFVKPS, encoded by the coding sequence ATGAACGAATATAGTAGTAAAGTAGATGGAATATTTTCTTCAGTATGTTCTTTAGATTGTCCTGATCAATGTGGCTTACTTGTTCATAAAAAAGACGGAAAAATTGTTAAAATTCAAGGTGATCCCAACCATCCTGTTACGAAAGGGAGTATTTGCAACAAAGTCCGCCACATGGGTGAACGAATAAATGATCCGAAACGACTTAAATATCCATTAAAACGGGTTGGTGCGAAAGGTGAAGGAAAGTTTGAAAGAATAACATGGGACCAAGCGATTGAAACGATCCGCTCACGCTGGATGGAGCTAATTGAAAAAGAAGGACCCCAAAGTATTCTCCCATATAGCTTTTATGGAAATATGGGCAAGTTAAGCTCTGAAGGGATGGATCGTCGTTTTTTCAACCACCTTGGTGCGAGTAGGCTCGATCGAACGATTTGTTCATCAGCGGGTGCTACAGGGTATAAATTTACTATGGGAGCGAGCGCTGGAACTGACCCAGAAGAAACGTTAAATACGAAGCTATTTATTTTTTGGGGTATTAATGCTGTTAGTACAAATATGCATCAAGTTACTCTAGCTGAAAAAGCGCGCAAAAATGGTGCGAAAATTGTCGTGATTGATGTCCATAAAAATCAAACTGGTCGCTGGGCAGATTGGTTTATTCCAATTCTACCGGGAACAGATAGTGCCTTGGCTCTTGGGCTTATGCATATTTTGTTTGCAGAGAAAATGACTGATGAAAACTTTTTAAAAACTTACACAATCGGTCATGAAGAGTTAAGGGAGCACGTAAAGCAATATGATCCTGTAACCGTTTCCGAAATTACAGGAGTTAAAGTTGATGATATATACCGATTGGCACGATTATACGGTAAAACAGCTCCGTCGTTTATTCGGATTGGTAATGGAATCCAGCATCACGATAACGGTGGCATGTGCGTGCGAACAATATCTTGTTTGCCAGCCCTGACTGGTCAATGGGTTGTTAAAGGTGGCGGTGCGATTAAAGGGAATAGCAGTTTCTTAGATCATAATAGTGATGCCTTAGAACGACCCGATTTATTAAAAAATAAAGCGACGCGGATCATTAACATGAACAGAATCGGTAAAGCTTTATTAGAGCTTGACGAGCCAATTCATTCATTGTTTATTTATAATTGTAATCCAGCGCTGGTTGCTCCAGAAGGAAACAAGGTAAGAGATGGACTGCAAAGAGAAGATTTATTTACGGTAGTTCACGATTTATTCTTAACAGAAACAGCGATGTACGCTGATCTTGTTCTTCCAGCAACATCATCATTTGAAAATCTCGATTTTTATTCTTCGTATTGGCATCACTATATACAAATTCAAGAGCCGGTCATTGATGCTTATCATGAGAGTAAGTCGAATCCAGAGGTATTCCGAATCTTAGCAAAGGCTTTTCAATTTGAGAATGAGAGTTTACAAGCTAGTGACGCTGAAATGATTCGTCAAGCACTAGACAACCCTAGAAATCCCTATTTACAAGGAATTGATTACGAAAAATTAGTCAAGAAACAATTCATTAAGGCAAACAGGAAACCGCTTCTAGAAGAAAAGCTTCAAACACCTAGCGGTAAAATTGAGCTTTATTCGAAGGCAATGGAACAACACGGCTATCCACCATTACCAACATACATTCCTTTAATAAAAGATAATCAGCATCAATTTTTCTTTATTCCGGCACCGAATCATAACTTTTTAAATTCAACGTTTTCAAATAACCAGAAACATATTTCATTAGCGGGTGTTGCTCACTTGCATATCAATAGTGCCGACGCAAGCAAACTTGGCATTAATAATGACGATAAAGTAAAAGTTTACAACTCGAGCGGATCCTGTGAACTAGTAGCTAACGTTGGTGAAAATGTGCTCCAAGGCGTGGTCGTAAGCCAAGGACTTTGGGCAGATTCACCTGGGGAAAATCACTTTGTAAATGCTTTAACTCCAGATCGATTGTCCGATATGGGCGGCGGCGCAACATTTTTCTCAGGCCGCGTCAATGTTGAAAAAATTATATTTGTAAAACCATCTTAG
- a CDS encoding molecular chaperone TorD family protein — protein sequence MKGQQSQKSKVNVYELKSQVYRSLAAYYRNQLWEAQDLAVVVELLEEYNNRHELKMDEAIEVLKNTDIHVEEECKFDFNKLFIGPYELLASPYESTYRNYDRLLMRAETLSVRSFYEKVGIQVDGKGQIPDDHIGFELEFIAFLAHQINQEHEVERMSALLDEFLKDHLGKWLEQHVELVTSQAKTKYCKAWAIILSYTVQHDLKAIKIS from the coding sequence ATGAAGGGTCAGCAAAGCCAAAAATCTAAAGTGAATGTATATGAATTAAAAAGCCAAGTTTATAGAAGTCTAGCAGCCTACTATCGCAATCAATTATGGGAAGCTCAAGATTTGGCTGTTGTAGTTGAATTGCTAGAGGAGTACAACAATCGACATGAACTAAAAATGGATGAGGCAATTGAAGTCCTTAAAAATACAGATATCCATGTTGAAGAAGAATGTAAATTTGACTTTAACAAACTATTTATCGGGCCGTATGAGCTTCTAGCTTCTCCTTACGAGTCGACATATCGTAATTATGACAGATTATTGATGAGAGCTGAAACATTGTCTGTCAGATCCTTTTATGAAAAAGTAGGTATCCAGGTCGACGGGAAAGGTCAAATACCAGATGATCATATCGGTTTTGAGCTTGAGTTTATAGCATTTTTAGCGCATCAAATTAATCAAGAACATGAAGTAGAAAGAATGAGTGCGTTATTAGATGAGTTCCTAAAAGATCATCTTGGTAAATGGTTAGAACAGCATGTAGAACTAGTCACAAGTCAAGCAAAAACTAAATACTGTAAGGCTTGGGCGATTATATTAAGTTATACGGTTCAACATGATTTAAAGGCAATTAAAATATCTTAA
- a CDS encoding molybdopterin-dependent oxidoreductase, translating to MNVKRRTFLKGAAVTGALIGLGSTQTEFPFQGLMKAQGSGESKKAVFQNACPRNCYDTCSMLTTVEDGVIQFVEGNPQNTYTNGTVCVKGNVYPRTVYSPDRIKYPMRQKGRGTGNWERISWDEAYTEIAENILKIKKEYGSTLPICLNKYSGNFEIMHYGIEGTMSSLGYTSRATGTPCWPAGIDAQTFDFGTIVNSDPEQMAKSKYIILWGVNPAWTGVHSMNFIEQAKANGAKVVVIDPILTNTAGKAHEFIQIKSSTDGALALGMAKYILDNELYDGQWLANNSIGYKEFFGYVKNNITLEWAAEKTGVRVEVIETLAREYATTKPANIWIGYGMQRHTNGGQNVRAIDALAAITGNVGLEGGGANYAQLDSWGFNYHAMVHPAPEGSEGEADRAVNMNNFAADVLAAQDPPIKMLWIAGRNPVQQDPETTLIKKAFREMDFVVTVDLYMNKTVELSDIVLPATTPFETPGVNVSYWHYWMTLNERAIKPLHETKSDVEIAMGLSAKMNELESGSCTYPTSGDLEEWVGKEFNDTILEQFGLEKWEDLKNGPAKMKNKEVAWKDGDFRTPSKKYELYSEEAEKFGHHPLPVYVEEMKSTEEFPYRCITPHWKLSIHSQFQDLDWMEAISDKPFVEMHPDLAKRNNINEGDLVKVYNEIGYVTVQAKLTKTVQVEEVVMYETWYKNLNYNVNYTVKAIPADMGKKATGMPGIAFHDNFVNIEKV from the coding sequence ATGAATGTAAAACGAAGAACCTTTCTTAAAGGAGCGGCAGTCACTGGGGCACTTATTGGTTTAGGATCTACGCAAACTGAATTTCCGTTTCAAGGATTAATGAAGGCTCAAGGAAGTGGAGAATCGAAGAAAGCCGTCTTTCAAAATGCCTGTCCGAGAAACTGCTACGACACATGTTCGATGCTTACAACGGTTGAGGATGGGGTGATCCAATTTGTTGAAGGAAATCCACAAAACACTTATACCAATGGAACGGTTTGTGTGAAAGGGAATGTCTACCCGCGGACAGTATACTCTCCAGATCGAATTAAATATCCAATGAGACAAAAAGGCCGCGGAACTGGGAACTGGGAACGAATCAGTTGGGATGAAGCCTATACAGAGATTGCAGAAAATATTTTAAAAATTAAAAAGGAGTATGGAAGCACACTTCCGATTTGTCTCAATAAATACTCCGGTAACTTTGAGATTATGCATTATGGAATCGAAGGAACGATGTCAAGTCTCGGTTATACTTCGAGAGCAACAGGGACACCATGTTGGCCGGCTGGTATTGATGCCCAAACGTTTGATTTCGGTACGATTGTAAATAGTGACCCTGAGCAAATGGCCAAATCAAAATACATCATTTTATGGGGAGTCAATCCAGCGTGGACGGGTGTTCACTCAATGAATTTCATTGAGCAAGCGAAAGCGAATGGTGCAAAGGTCGTCGTCATTGATCCGATCCTAACGAATACGGCAGGGAAGGCTCATGAATTCATTCAAATTAAATCAAGTACAGATGGGGCACTTGCGCTTGGAATGGCAAAATACATTTTAGACAATGAACTTTACGATGGACAATGGCTCGCGAATAATTCAATAGGATACAAAGAGTTCTTCGGTTATGTAAAGAACAACATTACGTTGGAGTGGGCAGCAGAAAAGACTGGTGTTCGGGTAGAAGTAATCGAAACGTTAGCTAGAGAGTATGCAACGACAAAACCTGCGAATATTTGGATTGGATATGGTATGCAACGTCATACAAATGGCGGACAAAATGTGAGAGCGATTGATGCATTAGCTGCTATTACAGGAAACGTTGGTCTTGAAGGCGGCGGCGCCAATTATGCACAACTTGATTCATGGGGATTTAATTACCACGCAATGGTTCATCCGGCTCCAGAAGGGTCTGAAGGCGAAGCTGATCGGGCAGTGAATATGAATAATTTTGCCGCCGATGTGTTAGCTGCACAAGATCCTCCAATTAAAATGTTGTGGATTGCAGGAAGAAATCCAGTCCAACAAGATCCTGAAACAACACTCATCAAAAAAGCGTTCCGTGAAATGGACTTCGTCGTTACCGTTGATCTGTATATGAACAAAACAGTCGAGCTATCTGATATCGTTCTTCCGGCTACAACTCCATTCGAAACTCCAGGAGTGAACGTAAGCTACTGGCATTATTGGATGACGTTAAATGAACGGGCGATTAAACCTCTTCATGAGACGAAAAGTGATGTTGAAATAGCGATGGGACTATCAGCAAAAATGAATGAGTTGGAATCAGGTTCATGTACTTACCCTACATCAGGTGATTTAGAGGAATGGGTTGGGAAAGAATTCAATGATACAATTCTTGAACAATTTGGTTTGGAGAAATGGGAAGATCTAAAAAATGGTCCTGCAAAAATGAAAAATAAAGAAGTAGCGTGGAAGGATGGGGATTTTCGAACGCCATCGAAAAAGTATGAGCTCTACTCTGAGGAAGCCGAAAAATTCGGACATCATCCTCTTCCCGTCTATGTGGAAGAAATGAAGTCAACGGAAGAATTTCCTTACCGTTGCATCACTCCACATTGGAAGTTAAGTATTCATAGCCAATTCCAAGATTTAGACTGGATGGAAGCAATTAGTGATAAACCATTTGTGGAAATGCACCCAGATCTAGCGAAGCGAAATAATATTAACGAGGGTGACCTTGTTAAAGTTTACAACGAAATTGGCTATGTGACAGTTCAGGCAAAGTTAACAAAGACAGTGCAAGTAGAGGAAGTTGTCATGTATGAGACGTGGTACAAAAATCTTAATTATAATGTAAACTACACTGTCAAAGCTATTCCAGCTGATATGGGAAAAAAGGCAACAGGAATGCCTGGGATTGCCTTTCATGATAATTTCGTAAATATAGAGAAGGTTTAA
- a CDS encoding 4Fe-4S dicluster domain-containing protein produces the protein MGTKMGFMVDSNRCIGCHSCSMACKNYNQLNPDIVWRTVYDIKEDAYGQPTRITMSLACNHCEEPACKEACPTNAYEKRADGIVIHHEERCIGCEMCVYACPYNVPQFDKEKKKVGKCHLCYERLDEGLSPACVSSCPTQAIYQIDVSTIGDGFENSLPGFPDPKITKPSVRFIKPSIVKKL, from the coding sequence ATGGGAACGAAGATGGGATTTATGGTTGATAGTAATCGCTGTATCGGTTGTCACTCTTGTTCAATGGCTTGTAAGAATTACAACCAACTTAACCCTGATATTGTGTGGCGAACTGTTTACGACATTAAAGAAGATGCTTACGGTCAACCAACGAGAATTACAATGTCACTAGCATGTAACCACTGTGAAGAGCCAGCTTGTAAAGAGGCTTGCCCTACAAATGCTTACGAAAAAAGGGCAGATGGGATTGTTATCCATCATGAAGAACGATGCATCGGTTGTGAAATGTGTGTTTATGCATGTCCTTACAATGTTCCACAGTTTGATAAAGAGAAGAAAAAGGTCGGCAAATGTCATTTATGTTACGAGCGGCTTGACGAGGGTCTTTCTCCGGCTTGTGTGAGTAGTTGTCCTACCCAAGCCATTTATCAAATAGATGTTAGTACTATTGGAGATGGGTTTGAAAATTCATTACCTGGTTTTCCTGATCCAAAGATTACGAAACCGTCTGTTCGATTTATAAAACCTTCAATTGTTAAAAAACTTTAA
- a CDS encoding DmsC/YnfH family molybdoenzyme membrane anchor subunit produces MHELPLVIFTVLSQIAVGALFTMWIVDLKGGILNVKLGKGLAISIFALATVAILASIFHLGHPLQAYKALLNVQTSWLSREIWLFSLMLLTMIGYIFTWSEGKESQRRIVGAFSSLFGLIAVMASAMIYVLPAMPAWNNFSPIFFFVMTGVLLGPLYVGVVLYFFDKESLNLWKVAPLMALVYAMSSFFYITVLFSGTGTLAATADNIINHPMFVFRGLLSWIIPVVVLLPFFFLKVKKKPAMMLVAIVFILAFAGEIIGREIFYNTIVELDINQID; encoded by the coding sequence ATGCATGAACTTCCTTTAGTTATTTTTACGGTACTATCTCAAATTGCTGTTGGAGCACTGTTCACAATGTGGATAGTTGACTTAAAAGGTGGAATTTTGAATGTTAAGTTAGGAAAAGGGTTAGCTATTTCGATTTTTGCTCTCGCTACAGTTGCGATTTTAGCGTCAATTTTTCACTTAGGTCATCCTTTACAAGCGTATAAAGCTTTACTGAACGTCCAAACGTCATGGTTATCTCGGGAGATATGGTTATTTTCACTCATGCTTCTGACAATGATCGGTTATATTTTTACTTGGTCTGAAGGGAAGGAAAGTCAGCGTAGAATTGTTGGAGCATTTTCATCCTTGTTTGGACTAATTGCAGTCATGGCATCAGCTATGATCTATGTCTTGCCAGCAATGCCAGCCTGGAATAACTTCTCACCAATCTTTTTCTTTGTAATGACCGGTGTATTACTTGGTCCTCTGTATGTCGGAGTAGTTCTTTACTTCTTCGACAAGGAGAGTTTAAACCTTTGGAAGGTTGCTCCTTTAATGGCACTTGTCTATGCCATGAGTTCTTTCTTCTATATCACCGTGCTTTTTTCAGGGACAGGGACACTAGCGGCAACAGCAGATAACATCATTAATCATCCAATGTTTGTTTTTAGAGGATTACTCAGTTGGATTATTCCAGTAGTAGTGTTACTTCCATTTTTCTTTTTGAAAGTGAAGAAAAAACCAGCGATGATGCTTGTCGCTATCGTATTTATTCTTGCATTTGCAGGTGAGATCATCGGAAGAGAAATCTTCTATAATACAATCGTAGAACTAGATATCAATCAGATTGATTGA
- a CDS encoding 4Fe-4S binding protein — protein MANLLKMMEKAAESFENLAISDSRCLQMISAKSKCTVCIDACPTKGIEIQNGTIAISSCTSCGICAKVCPTETFIWKHPTYESLYSKLKKAKSSNEAVIIGCIKSPLKIPEAPLIEIPCFSYLLDEIWTFLLNMKQGYIYLPEDACNECNHICKTPEQVKAIRLTCENDVRNIFNEEGVNRIKRDFLANVFSYVHVRGLTKWLKDEEVTKEYSGSIKDAWKNEVCELPIQISEKHLMAISINSNCKSCRACSMLCPNDALEQSTNDKQQTTTITINHDRCSTCGLCVDICYFDAVSIEMKDNLQAIEHVQV, from the coding sequence ATGGCTAATTTATTAAAGATGATGGAAAAAGCAGCAGAGTCTTTTGAAAATCTTGCTATTTCTGACTCTCGTTGTTTGCAAATGATCTCAGCAAAGAGTAAATGCACGGTTTGCATTGATGCCTGTCCGACCAAAGGGATTGAAATTCAAAATGGAACTATCGCTATATCTAGCTGTACATCTTGCGGTATCTGCGCGAAAGTTTGTCCAACAGAAACATTTATCTGGAAGCATCCAACCTATGAAAGTTTATATTCAAAACTTAAAAAAGCTAAATCTTCTAATGAAGCAGTTATTATTGGTTGTATAAAGTCGCCGTTAAAAATACCTGAAGCACCTTTAATTGAAATCCCTTGTTTTAGTTATTTACTTGATGAGATTTGGACATTTTTGTTAAACATGAAGCAGGGTTATATTTATTTGCCAGAAGATGCTTGTAATGAATGTAATCATATATGTAAAACACCAGAACAAGTAAAGGCTATAAGATTGACTTGCGAGAACGATGTGAGGAACATTTTCAACGAAGAGGGTGTTAACCGGATAAAAAGAGACTTTCTAGCGAACGTTTTCTCTTATGTACATGTGCGTGGCTTAACAAAGTGGCTAAAGGACGAAGAAGTAACGAAAGAGTATAGCGGATCGATAAAAGATGCTTGGAAGAATGAGGTATGCGAGTTACCTATACAGATTTCTGAAAAACATCTAATGGCTATTTCCATCAATAGTAATTGCAAAAGTTGCAGAGCATGTTCTATGCTTTGTCCAAACGACGCCTTGGAACAATCAACGAATGATAAACAACAAACAACAACGATCACAATCAACCATGACCGTTGTTCAACTTGTGGGTTATGTGTAGATATTTGTTATTTTGATGCTGTTTCTATAGAGATGAAGGACAATCTCCAAGCTATAGAGCATGTTCAAGTTTGA
- a CDS encoding 4Fe-4S dicluster domain-containing protein: MAIQLGFKVNIDNCIACRACELACKNEHQLSQGRRRTVRSFERKQQNLPIVQFSIGCNHCESPACIAVCPNHCFKKRRDGVVIHDPTECIGCQSCIGACPFQAPSFNEYTRKVDKCNLCSSRLDKGQNPACVSACITGALQLVNILKEDTSHSTTSWIDEIKMLQYTKPSLIIQLPKHKTKSYLRGNQ, translated from the coding sequence ATGGCTATTCAACTTGGCTTTAAAGTTAATATCGACAATTGTATCGCCTGTCGCGCATGTGAACTCGCTTGTAAAAATGAGCATCAGTTAAGTCAAGGACGAAGAAGAACAGTTAGATCTTTCGAAAGAAAACAACAAAACTTACCTATTGTTCAATTCTCTATTGGCTGTAACCACTGCGAAAGCCCTGCTTGTATTGCCGTTTGCCCTAACCATTGCTTCAAAAAAAGAAGAGATGGAGTTGTGATTCATGATCCAACTGAGTGTATTGGTTGCCAAAGTTGTATCGGCGCCTGTCCGTTTCAAGCCCCATCATTTAATGAATATACGAGAAAAGTAGATAAGTGCAATTTATGTTCCTCACGTTTAGATAAAGGACAGAACCCCGCATGCGTTTCAGCATGTATTACCGGGGCTCTACAACTTGTAAATATCTTAAAAGAAGATACGAGTCACTCTACAACTTCATGGATAGATGAAATTAAAATGCTTCAGTATACAAAACCATCTCTCATCATTCAATTACCTAAACATAAAACTAAATCCTACCTAAGAGGAAATCAATGA
- a CDS encoding molybdopterin-dependent oxidoreductase has protein sequence MSNDTFQISKHICPRNCYGSCGIIAYSDEGRLVKVEGDPNHSVTQGKLCPKAYGYVQQVYDEDRLRYPMRQLERGSGEWQRISWEEAINTITDQIVSLYEKFGTNEYLCLNKYSGNFGVVHNSVEQFFDGLGDTTRVVGSPCWSAGLDAHTYDFGNYYTSDPSEMSDAKVIILWGVNPAWTAPHTLPYIFKAREKGAKIIVIDPIFTKTAEKADEYIQVRPGADGALAIAIAKVIVERGFYDIDFTDNSSVGFDEFKAYLSSMEISDLLEECDVSKEVIAELAELVSLEGPVFIWQGFGLQRHTNGGQNIRAINALMALTGNIGKKGSGAHFAHQATWAFNIHKNEKGNYRSIPVHRFAEEVLKLNDPPVKMLWVAARNFLAQDTKTEKIIEAMKNIEMIVVVDTVLTETAKYADIVLPTTTFFEEEDVVASYWHHIVGINDKAIDAFYESKSDFTIAKMLSAALNKRIPKFSQFPEDISIEAYIENEFNDDLYEMLNINHWTDLIGNPKRADINRTSWKGRVFETPSRKFEFYSERAKQNNHPPMASFEKGLKPSEDYPFWLLTPHTLYSLNSQLYNKEFSETEDMETVAYVSSRVAKERKIGEDHLIKVYNDNGKIQCRMKVNETLPGDIIVLSQGSSLHQRGKVNQLIPGFETDMGCESTGANGIAFNDVFVNFSKM, from the coding sequence ATGAGCAACGATACTTTTCAAATTTCTAAACATATTTGTCCGAGGAATTGTTATGGCTCATGCGGTATCATAGCCTATAGTGATGAAGGTCGTCTTGTAAAAGTAGAGGGAGATCCAAATCATAGTGTCACTCAAGGAAAGCTTTGTCCTAAAGCATATGGTTATGTGCAGCAAGTTTATGATGAGGACCGCTTGCGATATCCGATGCGACAGTTGGAAAGAGGAAGTGGAGAGTGGCAGCGGATTTCATGGGAGGAAGCGATAAACACCATTACTGATCAGATAGTCTCTTTATACGAGAAATTTGGCACTAATGAGTATCTATGTCTAAATAAATACTCAGGAAATTTTGGTGTGGTACACAACAGTGTTGAACAATTTTTCGATGGCTTAGGAGATACAACAAGAGTGGTAGGCTCGCCGTGTTGGTCGGCCGGTTTAGATGCTCATACTTATGATTTTGGTAATTACTATACTTCAGATCCATCAGAAATGAGTGACGCTAAAGTGATCATTCTGTGGGGAGTTAATCCTGCATGGACGGCGCCGCATACTCTTCCTTATATTTTCAAAGCTCGAGAAAAAGGAGCGAAAATAATCGTTATCGATCCAATATTTACTAAAACGGCTGAAAAAGCCGATGAATATATTCAAGTTAGACCTGGAGCAGATGGAGCCTTGGCTATAGCGATCGCCAAAGTTATTGTTGAGAGAGGGTTTTATGATATCGACTTTACTGACAATAGCTCTGTTGGCTTTGATGAATTCAAAGCTTATTTATCGTCTATGGAGATTTCCGATTTGTTAGAAGAATGCGATGTTTCCAAAGAAGTAATTGCTGAATTGGCAGAACTGGTTTCATTAGAGGGTCCTGTTTTTATTTGGCAAGGTTTTGGATTACAGAGACACACTAACGGGGGTCAAAATATCCGTGCTATTAATGCATTGATGGCTTTGACAGGAAACATAGGCAAAAAAGGATCAGGTGCTCATTTTGCTCATCAAGCTACGTGGGCATTTAATATTCATAAAAACGAAAAGGGTAATTATCGCTCAATCCCAGTGCATCGTTTTGCGGAGGAAGTGTTGAAGCTAAATGATCCACCAGTGAAAATGCTTTGGGTAGCGGCTAGAAATTTTTTAGCACAAGATACCAAAACGGAAAAGATCATTGAAGCTATGAAGAATATCGAAATGATTGTCGTTGTCGACACAGTTTTAACTGAAACAGCAAAATATGCAGATATTGTTTTGCCAACAACGACGTTTTTTGAGGAAGAGGATGTTGTTGCAAGCTATTGGCACCATATTGTCGGAATTAATGATAAAGCAATCGATGCTTTTTACGAGAGTAAAAGTGATTTTACAATTGCGAAAATGTTATCGGCAGCTCTAAATAAACGGATTCCAAAATTCAGTCAATTTCCAGAGGATATTTCCATCGAAGCATATATAGAAAATGAGTTCAATGACGACCTTTACGAGATGCTTAACATTAATCATTGGACAGACTTAATTGGCAACCCAAAACGAGCTGATATCAATCGGACATCATGGAAAGGAAGAGTTTTTGAAACACCTTCCAGAAAATTCGAGTTTTATTCTGAACGCGCTAAACAGAATAATCATCCACCGATGGCAAGTTTTGAAAAGGGCTTAAAACCTTCTGAAGATTATCCATTTTGGCTATTGACTCCTCACACCCTATACTCATTAAATTCTCAGCTTTACAACAAAGAATTTTCTGAAACTGAGGATATGGAAACTGTTGCATATGTATCATCACGAGTTGCAAAAGAAAGAAAAATAGGAGAAGATCATCTTATTAAAGTATATAATGACAATGGAAAGATACAATGTCGAATGAAGGTAAATGAGACTCTACCAGGAGATATTATTGTTCTCAGTCAAGGAAGCTCGTTGCATCAAAGAGGAAAAGTGAACCAGTTAATACCTGGTTTTGAAACAGATATGGGTTGTGAATCCACAGGTGCAAATGGCATCGCCTTTAATGATGTATTTGTGAATTTTTCTAAGATGTAA